A stretch of the Thermus thermophilus genome encodes the following:
- the thrS gene encoding threonine--tRNA ligase: protein MTVHLPDGKPLELPPGATAKDVARALGEGWERRAVGAIVNGELYDLLKPLPEGARVRLLTEKDPEFQTLFRHTLAHVLAQAVKEFFREKGYDPESVRLGVGPVIEKGFYYDIEAPEPLSDEDLPAIEEKMREILRRDLPLRRFVLSREEALARYRGKDPYKTELILEIPESEEISFYQQGDEAYGFTDLCRGPHVPSTGRIPPHFKLTHVAGAYWRGDEKRPMLQRVYGVAFRTAEELKEYLWQLEEAKKRDHRRLGRELELFLIDPMVGKGLVLWLPKGNVVREELMAFMREEQVKRGYQLVTTPHIGSLELYKTSGHYPYYAESQFPPISFKERGEEEEYLLKPMNCPHHIRIYAYRKRSYRELPLRLAEFGTVYRYEKAGELLGLTRVRGFTQDDAHIFCTPDQVKGEFLGVLDLVLKVFATLGLRDYRARIGVRDPGSGKYVGDEAKWALAERQIEEAALEAGLQYTVEPGDAAFYGPKLDFVVKDALGREWQLGTIQVDYNLPERFGLTYVGPDGEEHRPVMLHRAPFGSLERFIGILIEHFAGDFPLWLAPVQAVVVPVSEKQGDYAREVAERLKEAGLRAEADTRPERMQARIRDAEVQKVPYILVVGEREKAEGAVSVRRRKKGNLGTMPLAAFLEGALREYRERRLEPIF, encoded by the coding sequence ATGACGGTCCACCTGCCGGACGGCAAGCCCCTGGAGCTCCCCCCGGGGGCCACGGCGAAGGACGTGGCCCGGGCCCTGGGGGAGGGCTGGGAGCGGCGGGCGGTGGGGGCCATCGTGAACGGGGAGCTTTACGACCTCTTGAAGCCCCTCCCCGAGGGGGCCAGGGTGCGCCTCCTCACGGAGAAGGACCCCGAGTTCCAGACCCTCTTCCGCCACACCCTGGCCCACGTCCTGGCCCAGGCGGTGAAGGAGTTCTTCCGGGAGAAGGGCTATGACCCGGAAAGCGTGAGGCTCGGGGTGGGGCCCGTGATTGAGAAGGGCTTTTACTACGATATAGAAGCCCCCGAGCCCCTCTCCGACGAGGACCTCCCCGCCATAGAGGAGAAGATGCGGGAGATCCTCAGGCGGGACCTCCCCCTAAGGCGCTTCGTCCTCTCCCGGGAGGAGGCCCTCGCCCGCTACCGGGGGAAGGACCCCTACAAGACGGAGCTCATCCTGGAGATCCCCGAAAGCGAGGAGATCAGCTTCTACCAGCAGGGGGACGAGGCCTACGGCTTCACCGACCTCTGCCGCGGGCCCCACGTGCCCTCCACGGGGCGCATCCCCCCCCACTTCAAGCTCACCCACGTGGCGGGGGCCTACTGGCGGGGGGACGAGAAGAGGCCCATGCTGCAGCGGGTCTACGGGGTGGCCTTCCGCACCGCCGAGGAGCTTAAGGAATACCTCTGGCAGCTGGAGGAGGCCAAGAAGCGAGACCACCGGCGCCTGGGCCGGGAGCTGGAGCTCTTCCTCATAGACCCCATGGTGGGGAAGGGCCTGGTGCTCTGGCTTCCCAAGGGGAACGTGGTCCGGGAGGAGCTCATGGCCTTCATGCGGGAGGAGCAGGTGAAGCGGGGCTACCAGCTCGTGACCACGCCCCACATCGGGAGCCTGGAGCTCTACAAGACCAGCGGCCACTACCCCTACTACGCGGAAAGCCAGTTTCCCCCCATCAGCTTCAAGGAGCGGGGCGAGGAGGAAGAATACCTCCTCAAGCCCATGAACTGCCCCCACCACATCAGGATCTACGCCTATAGGAAGCGCTCCTACCGGGAGCTTCCCCTAAGGCTTGCCGAGTTCGGCACGGTCTACCGCTACGAGAAGGCGGGGGAACTCCTTGGCCTCACGAGGGTTAGGGGCTTCACCCAGGACGACGCCCATATCTTCTGCACTCCCGACCAGGTGAAGGGGGAGTTCCTCGGGGTCTTGGACCTGGTCCTTAAGGTCTTCGCCACCCTGGGGCTTAGGGACTACCGGGCCCGGATCGGGGTGCGGGACCCGGGAAGCGGCAAGTACGTGGGGGACGAGGCCAAGTGGGCCCTGGCGGAGCGGCAGATTGAGGAGGCGGCCCTCGAGGCCGGGCTCCAGTACACCGTGGAGCCGGGGGACGCCGCCTTCTACGGCCCCAAGCTGGACTTCGTGGTGAAGGACGCCCTGGGGCGGGAGTGGCAGCTCGGCACCATCCAGGTGGACTACAACCTGCCCGAGCGCTTCGGCCTGACCTACGTGGGGCCTGACGGGGAGGAGCACCGCCCGGTGATGCTCCACCGGGCCCCCTTCGGCTCCTTGGAGCGCTTCATCGGCATCCTCATTGAGCACTTCGCCGGGGACTTCCCCCTGTGGCTCGCCCCGGTGCAGGCGGTGGTGGTCCCCGTGTCCGAGAAGCAGGGGGACTACGCCCGGGAGGTGGCGGAAAGGCTCAAGGAGGCGGGCCTACGGGCCGAGGCCGACACGAGGCCCGAGAGGATGCAGGCCCGGATCCGGGACGCCGAGGTGCAGAAGGTGCCCTACATCCTCGTGGTGGGGGAGCGGGAGAAGGCCGAAGGGGCGGTGAGCGTGCGCCGCCGGAAGAAGGGCAACCTGGGGACGATGCCCCTCGCCGCCTTCCTGGAAGGGGCCCTCAGGGAGTATCGGGAAAGGCGGCTTGAGCCTATCTTTTAA